The sequence agcagcctcctgccagTGCTCTGAGTGGTTCTGTGTTTGCTTGTAGGCTGCAAGAAACCTGTGTCTGCATCAGAGAAGGAGATGGAGTGGGCACAGATGGCCTGTCACCGGTGTCTGGTCTATCTGGGAGATCTAGGTAAGGACAGATTGCCTCTCAGGGCAGCCTGTACATGGCAAAAAGGTGCTGCCTGTACCCACCGTGTGAGGCTGTGCTGTTGGGCACCAGCCAAGGTTACTTGCAGATTCTGTTTCCCTCTGACACCTTTGTCACAGACTGGGATAAGCTGAAATCCTCATGGTTGAACTGCTCTTTTTTATAAGTTGCAAGTTGATATAACTTTTTTAAACTGCTGCAAGTTGCAGGAGCTCTGTGTTTGGTCAGGTAGATGAggaatttgctgctgctgagcagctgtAGCCATGGCTGTGAGAGTGGAAGCCTTTGCAGTATGAGGGATCAAAAAGAGTTCAGTTCAGACTGCTTAATTGTGACTTACAAAGCCACTTCCATCAGCACTAGTGGCACTGGAAATCAGATTTAGGCAATATTGTGCATCAGTCCAGAGTTGTGCCTCTGCAAAGCCCCAGTGTCATTGTGCTTGGCTGTGGGACGTCCTTTTTATAGCAGCATGACTGTCCCACAGTCACGACCTCCTGAAGTGTGTGGTAAGTGTGTCAGCTTCTTGCTGGTGAACATGTGGGAGTaaaggcaggagaaagcagCTGTGTGGAGAGCAGCTCTTGGAAGAGTGGTGCAGGTACATGTGTCTGACACTGCAGCCTCCAAGCTGCTGAAAGCTGTTTGGCATTAGTGTTGCATGTGAATCAGCCTAAGAATGGCATTGCAAATAAATGTCTTGAGGGGGTAGTAGGAATGACTTACCTGAGTGGTGGGAGAGAAATGAGCTCACCTTTTCATAGTGCTGTCATCTAAAGTTTCCAAAATGCCTACAtttgtcaagaaaaaaaaaaaaagggaaaaaataaatgaatcaAGTTCAGTCTAGCCACAGTCAGGTATTTTATGAAGTCAGCTGACTTGATTTCACACCCTGCTGTTCTAGAATACAGTCTGAGGTACAGGAAAATGTACACAACTCTGAGTTACTTCAAGGATAGGTGACTCAGCACTTAACACATGGAGCAGGAGAAGATTTTCCTTTTGCTCATGTGATGCTGCAAGTGTGGCAGGCTCTGCCCTTGGCTGGAAAGGGCAGGAGTTGTGGTGTGTGGTGTGAGCAGGtggaagaaaaatgtttcagaCCAGCCTGGCAAACCCTGTGTGTTGCAGTGTTTGCCAGGAGCAGTTCTTTGGTGGATTTGTTGGCTTGGCCAGTATTTCAGGTTTTGTGGTGTTGCTGAtggggcagctgtgctgggtttgtgatgcagtgtgtgtgtggtttcCTTGCAGCTCGCTATCAGAATGAGCTGGCAGGTGTGGACACGGAGCTGCTGGCTGAGCGATTTTACTATCAAGCCCTTTCTGTTGCACCACAAGTTGGTGAGTGACTTCCCATGAGTTTATAGTTGTTAAAATCATGTTGCTGCAACGTAAGAACAATATAGTGCTGCTGGTGTAGTACAATATAGTGATATAAACTGGTTAGGTTTATATCCTGCAGCTGAGAGAGGACTGCTTTTATCCTCTGGTTAAAGTTGCTTCCTTCAATAACTTCTTTTGCTGGGCTTTTAGATTTTTGAATTGGattttctctgtctctgctgggaggttttcaggtgattttttttttactggcaAGCCAAACAGAGGAGTTAAAGTCACTGCTTTTTGCCAGTTACCTCATTGTACTCATCTGAAAAGCTCAGACTTCCCTGACTGTGGTGATGCTGCACCTCTGGGCTAAGCACAGATCCAGCTCCCCATTGCCAGGAGCAGAGCATTATCAGTCACCTTCCCCTTTtacccatgaaaaaaaaaatctcatgtgCTGCTTCCTCCTTCAGAAGTGCCTCCTTCTGGGAACACATCAGTGCTGGAGAAGAGGCTGTGTCATACCTGAAGTGTGTGATTCCAGCCAAATGTCCTCTACATGCTGTCTATGCAGAGTTCTCACTGAACTGTTTGAAAGGCTGTTCCCAAATAAAAGTGGCAGAAGTTTCTGCACCACAGGAGCTGCAACAGAGCTCTCAGATGCTGATAAGATGATGTTTCTGTCAGGGAATATGGAGTCAAGGCCACATCACTGTTAATACAAAGGAGGAGGTGTGGTTTGCTCTTCTGTCTTACATAGATAACTGGCACAAGGTGGGTAGGATCTAAAAGCTCTGTAAAATGGAAAACAGACCCTGCATGGTTGAAGGATTGAGTAGTCCAGACTTTTGTACTACAGCTTTACTACTCTTTGTGTCTCCTGACTTCCCTCCTATGTGGAAATGTAGTGAAAGGGAAAGGATCTATTTTCTAGCCAGGGCCATTGGAGAATTCCAAGTAAATTCCATTGCCCCTCTCCTTCCTGACAGGAATGCCCTTCAaccagctggggacactggcAGGGAGCAAGTACTACAATGTGGAAGCAACCTACTGCTACCTACGCTGGTGAGTTCCTGCAGATCTGTGTGTCCTGAGCAGGGAGGCCATGCCCTGCTGTGGGGGCCATTTCCCCTTCTTACTTGGAGCTTGGCACTGGTTTTGGCAAATGAATTTTAGGGGAGGGGAAAGAGATGAGTTTGGTTTGTCCTTGAGTGGGACTAATGAGAGTGAGCATTggtcaaaccaaaccaaaccaaaccaaaccaaaccaaaccaaaccaaaccaaaccactgTGCTGGTTACTAATCAcctgtgcagggctgcacctggagGGCTTCCTCCAGGCTGGGAGTGGGttggaggtgctgagggaggcaCCCTATGGTATGAGCAGGGTAGAATTCCTGGCTTGAAGGCACTGATTGGAGAATATGTGTAAGCAGGGCAGGTGGAGGCTGTGAGGCAGCTCAAGTGCAGTTTGCAGCCATTGGAGGGAATTTAGGTGCCCAGCATGTCCagaaagcagcactggctgcctgtgCTCATCCCTCAATGCCTGAATAACTTGCTAGTGAGTTAAAGCCCTAAGGTGTGAGCAGCCTTGTGGAGAGATAACTTTGGCTGTGTCCTGTTTTGGTGCTTTAGCATCCAGTCTGAAGTGTCCTTTGAGGGTGCCTATGGGAACCTGAAGCGGCTCTATGACAAAGCAGCCAAGATGTACCATCAGCTGAAGAAATGTGAGACCAGGAAGTTGTCTCCAAGCAAGAAAAGGtaagaagggaaggaaaaggagaggagcACGCTGAGAGTAATGTCTTTGTGGGAAGTGGAGCTGGTAGATGGGCCATTTCAGCACGGTGATTGTTCCCAAATTTTGAAAGCCCCACTCTAGATCCCAATCTTGCTGTCTTGAGTCATAGTTTCAGGAGCAAAGCTAAATGCTGGCCAGGTGTAGAGTTTGCATTTAGGGATTTTCTCACTCTTCCCTGGAGTTGGGGACTGTTCATGAGGGTTGGGGCTTAGTGGTGAAAGCTGGAAGTGTATAAACTGTCTTCTTTCTCTCTAATTTCATCAGAATGGACTTTTCAGTTGATTTACCTGTTAACAGAGCTCTGtcagcccagccctgtctgTGATAGGGCACCTGATTTACAGTGTTTTCTCCTCCATCTTTTTAGAGGAAAAGACATTAAGAGGTTGCTGGTGAGCTTCATGTACCTGCAGAGTCTTTTGCAGCCAAAGAGCAGGTAAGGTTATGGTAAATTGTGTCTTCTATTGACAACTGACAGGAGCAGGCACTCAGAATTGGAAGGGATGGTTTCCTGTAGGATAACAGTGCCTGTGCTGAGGCTTTCTGCCAAAAAGCCTGAGATTTTGCCCTGTCCATACATGGAGCATGAAgactgtgtttccaggggagGCTGAAATACCAAAGGGTTAAATCCTTGGTGACTTGTCTAAATCTAAATCAAGCCAGCCTGAGTGCATGCTGAggtctctgtgctgtgctttggtgTTTGCTTACCCCCTGCACTCAGCAGATGCTTTTTTCTGGCAAGCCCTGTGTTCAGGCTGATGGGACAGCAGAGAGTTGCTGTCCACACTTGTGTGAGGCTGTTCACTGCACTTGGAAGTCTGTAACCAAACACCTTGTTCAAAGAAACACCACAACCTGGTTGTGTTGGAATAAATGGGAAGCTTTGTATAGCTGTGTGATTTTGGgcgttttgatttttttattggattttctctgtctctgctggGAGGTTTTCAGGTGATTTTAAATAAACCTCTTGAAACAGAAGAGGTGTTTTAAAGGGCTTAAATACAAGCTGTAGTTAAATTCATTGTTGAATGGTTTAGATTGAAGGGGACTTTTTGGGGCTCTGGTACTTCCCCAAAGTAGTGTTCACTGTGAAAGTAGATGTAGATGTGAAGTTGATGAGCTTGCTCAGAGTTTCATCACACTGAGTTTTGATTGAATCCAAGGACAAAAATCCCACACCTTTCTGGTCCCCTTCCCAGTGTTTGACCACCTTTAGcatagaatttttttctccttgcatctgatctcatttttcttttctgtagtGTGTACCCataatttctcttctttttgcTGTGCACCACTAAGGAGAGTCTTATTCCATCCTCTGTAATCACCTGTGTGGCATCTGAAAACAGAAGACAACCCCTCCATGCCTTCTGTCTTTCAGGCTGAACAAACTCAATTCTCTTTGCCTCTTCTCTTACATCATGTTCTCTCTTCCTCAGCTGGACTAAATCCAGTTTGTCagtgtgtttttgtttggtgtttttatTTGTCCTGTGGACCCAAAGATTGGATACAGTGCTCCAGAGGCCACCTTGTGAGTGCTGGATGGAGAGGAGAACACATCCTCAacctgctggctctgcccttgtTCATGCAGCCCAGTGTGGGATTGGCTTTCCAATACTGCCTTACACTGAGGTGGAACTACAAGAGTCCTCTAATATCCACTCAACATGTATTTAGAACAtaagaaatttgggaattacTTTAATTTCCCAAGCACACTTTCCCCTGAAAAGGCTTTGCTGGAAATTTCACAAGCCACGTCTGTTTTGTAACTGggaggctcccacagcccattGGATTGATCTCATGGATGCTTCCTTTGAAGGACTGAATAGCTCTGGAGGATTTTGGAATAttctgggctgcaggagagatATGAGAGGAGGAAAAACTGAGTCCTGTGTGTGCGGCAGTGTGATACTTTTCACTGAGCAGTTCACCTAGCACTTTTGCTCCCTTTAGCATTTAAGTGCTTTGTGTATCTTAATGGCCACTGCTGAGCTCCCAGGGGAAAATTAATCTGGTTTTTGGTGACCCTCTCTAGGTATTGTTTGTCTTTAGTTAAGCAGCTTTAAAGAGGAAAACATAATCTGATTAATGTCACTTACTTCCCTGGTGCTTCATCCTGCCTAGTGCTGAAGGACAGCCTAACTGCCAGTTTTGGTTCAGTTTCTGGGCAGACATGCCAGGAGCagtcttatttatttttcactctttttaaGCTCTTTGGATTCTGAGCTGACATCTCTCTGCCAGTCTGTGCTGGAGGATTTCAACCTGTGCTTGTTCTACCTGCCCTCTCCTCCTAACCTGAGCTCAACTAGTGAAGATGAAGAAGAGTATGAGAGTGGCTACTCCTTCCTTCCTGACCTCCTGATCTTTCGCATGGTCATCATCTGCCTTATGAGCGTCCACAGCCTCAAGAGGGCAGGTGAGCAGTGCTTTGTTTGGGAATTTCCTGGTGagcatccagcagcacagcctggggatgCTGTCTGAGCTGGTGTAGTGCTCACATCCTCCATCCCACTGTGCTGTGTGCCTGCAGGTTCCAAGCAGTACAGTGCAGCCATTGCCTTCACGCTGGCTCTCTTCTCTCACCTGATCAATCACGTCAATATTCGCCTCCAGGCTGAGCTAGAGGAAGGGGAAAATCCTGTCCCAGCCTTTCAGAGTGATGGCACAGGTAAGAGAACAGAGATGGCAGCACCTGGGTCTCCCAGGCTGCCTGCCTACAGGGCTGtctttcccctttctccccTGGGCATGGGTTTTGTAGTGTGTACTGAGGTGtattgatttttaatttctggTCTGGAATCCCCAAAGGTGGTTGATGTGCTGAGTTGTCTCTACTTGGATGCTCTTTCTGAGTATCTGAATCACTGCAGGATGGACATGTTACTTTCTTTACAAGGAGATTACTTTCTGTGTCTCTTGGCAGCTCGTTCATCATCTGTTTATCCCAATCTGAGATTTTATTCTCTCTCTGTGCTGTTGTTTACTGGCTGTTTACTGAGGAGATGATCTTGGGTAAAACACCCAGGCTGAGGGAGGCAGAaggggcagagtggggctgaaGGAGACAGGCCCTCTCAGCATACCTCAGTTCTGCTCAGGCAAGGGGGTTTTATTGAGCAGTGACTGGAACTGCTAAACCTTTCCCCTGCCAACAGTCCATTGGCAATACCTCACTGAATGCAGGGTGAGGGAGTTTCTGGTAAAAGCAGCAAGGAATGACCCCTCCTCTGCAGGTTTGGAAGCTGTCACAGTGATTCAGGGCTGCTAGAAAAGCTCCATGCATGTTGGTCAGGAAAGAGATTGGTCAGGTCAGTGTAGTTACAGAGCAcatgtccctgccctgctctgtgggtCACTCAGCTCTTTGACAGTAGAAAGTTGGGGAGGAGAGTGAGAATTCAGCTGTGTTCTATTCTGGTTTAGCAGCCTTgagcactgaggctgcctgcTAGCagaatattatatatattatatatagtacTATATATATAgagtattatatatattatatatagtacTACATATAGAgtgttatatatataatatttagtATTATATAGAGAgagtattatatatattatatatagtacTATATAGAgagtattatatatattacatatagtactatatatagagagagtattatatatattctatatagtACTGCCAGCTTGGGCAGTAGGAATTCTGACTTCCCAGGTGCTTTTAGAAAGTGAGTCTTTCTTCTGGGGTTGCCTATTCTGCAGTGGAAGACACTGATGGAGGTGATGGCTGATGTTTGCAGCCCTGGACCCAgggctggccagcagcagcctgtgggACACACTGTGACTGTACCTTTTATTCTCCCTGTAAATGCAGATGAGCAGGAGCCACGGGAGCCTGTGAACTCAATTGAGAAGGAAGCTGAAGCTGAGCTGGCCAATCATCAGCCCAGTGAGGAGCAGAGGAAAAATGATTGCAAGAAAAGCAAGAAATATTCTCGTCTGTCCTGCCTGCGCCGCCGCCGGCACGCCCAGAAGGTGGATGAGAGCGACCTGAGTGAGGGCTTTGACTCTGACTCCAGCCAGAGCTCCATCAAGGGCAGTGATGGCTCAGAGAGTGGCTCAGAGAAGAGTGATGAGGAAGCAGAAGCTGCTTTTGATGTGGAGACAGACTCCGACATGAACAGCCAAGAGTCTCGGTCTGACTTGGAGGACATGGAGGATGAACCGGGTGAGGAAGGAAGCAGCCAAGGCAAAAGTGGGCCCAAAGAGGCCTTAAAAAACTGTGTGGATAGCAGTGGCCTGGGGGACTCCAAGAGCCCAAGCATCTCTAAAAGTGAAGCTGTGGATCCAGCAGTCAATGGGCCAGCTTCCCTGAGCACTAATGATGCAAGCATAGCCAGTAATCTGCAGGCCATGTCCACCCAGCTGTTCCAGACCAAACGCTGCTTTCGCTTGGCTCCCACCTTCAGCAACATCCTCCTGAAACCCAGCAGTGAAGCACCTGCCTTGAAGGATGGCCTGGAGAGCAAGCCATGTGTCAATGGAGATCTGGAGAAGCCCAGCTTGGCAGAGCAAGGTGAGGGCCTTGTTATTGCAATTATGTGTAGAAAGGTGCAAACTATAGCAGTCTGTTTGCTAAATTTACCATTTCTCATGGTGCAAGCTCTCTCCTTTGGATAGGTCTGGAGGAGCAGGTTGGCCAGGTAGTGGGCAGGCCTTGGGTTGGTCATTTCCTGACACAGAAGCTTTACTTTTACTGCCCAGCATGCAGGAATATGTGCACTGAGCAAAGGAATCACCTGTGGCCAGCCAGGATTACCAGAACTACCATTGTTCTGCACACTAAATGCTGAACAGCTATGATAGTCACAGGCCCACAGGCTAGTTTGTTTGGAAGGGACTTGAAATATGAAAGCCGATGTCATTTCATCTCTCTTTCACTAGGCTCCTCCAGACtgcatccaacctggccttaaacacttcaggaatggggcagccacagcttctcttggcaacctgtgccagagcttcaccaccctcacagggagcaatttcttcctaataccaCATCTAAATTTGCCTttcttcagtttaaagccattcccccttgtcctacaCAGGACCTTGTCAaagtccctccccagctctcttggagtctctttaggccctggaaggggctctgaggtctccctggagccttctctaagctgagcacccccagctctcccagcctgtgcccagagcagaggagctgcagagccctcagACCATCTCTGTGGCCTCCCTGGGctcactgcagcagctccttgtcctccctgtgctggaggcagctctgcagggcagggtctcagcagagcagaggggcagaatcccccctCACACGCTGCCCACGCTGCTGGGGAtgagcccagggcagtgttggctttctgggctccCAATGTGCTGAGCTTCTTGTCAGCCCatccccccaaatccttcccagggctgctctccatctgttctcccccagcctgtttgtgttttggggtgccccagtGCAGGTACAAcatttctccttgcccttgctGTTCCCTCTGGGCTTGGCACAGacccagctctccagcctgtccaggttcCTCTGGtgccatcccttccctccaacCTGTGACCCCACCACACACCTCTGTTGTCAGCAAGCTGGCTGAGGGTGCACTTGATCTCAATTTGTGACACCAGCAGAGATGTTAAAACATGTTGGTCCCAAGCCCTGAGGATGCTCCTTGTCACTGCTCTCCACTTGGACATGGAGCTGTTGGCTGCAGCTCTTTACCCATGACTATCCTGCCAAGTCTTTGCTCACTAAGTGATTTATCCATCAAATCCATGTCTGTCCAGTTAAGAGACAAAGATCTTGTACAGGACAGTGTCAAATACTCTGCACAAACCCAGGTGGGTGAGGTGAGTTGCTGTTCCCTCATCCTCCACTGCTGTAACCCCATTGTagaaagcaaattaatttttcaggtATGATTTGCTATAGTGAAGTCATTTTGGTTCCAGAGGATGATTCCAGCAGGTATTAAAAATTGCCTCTTCCATTTTCCCTTTGTGAAATATCTAACCACACACTTAGTGTTGCTTCTGGTGACATGGGATGACAGATGATCAGCCCAATGCTCATGTAGAAGTTAGTGTGGAAGATGTGACCCAGGTGCATGTGAGAGGAGCTGAGGGTGTCTCTGTGACCCCCCAGATGTGCCTCACTGACTGTGCATGCTGAACCCCTGGGAGATGtgcagcaggtggagctgcCATGTCTCCAGTTCCACACAACTTACACAACTCAGTGATGTTCTGGGCAAAAACAGCTGGAAAGGGAGATCTGATAAACTACAGGGAATTGTTTGTGTTTCACATAGAACTACATGGGCCTGTTCAGTCTTGTTTTCCGTTCCTCCCAGCTTCCCTGGAGCAAGGAAACATTCTGCTGCCAAATCCAGCTGGCCTACAGCACTGGCAACATCCAGGCTTTGCCTGGGCCAGCATTTGAAGGCACAGTATTAGATCATGTTAGTGTTGActggctcctggcactgctccaTGGCCACATGAAAGAGATGGGGGAAGAAACAAATGGGCTTTGGTCTGTTTAACCCTTTTCCTCAGTGGTTTTTGTGCTGTTGTGTGGCCACAATGCCTTTACAGGTGTAGAAAATGAGAGATGGAATGAGTTCAGTGTGAACTTTTTAGCTTTGAGCTCTCCTCATGTGTGCTGTGTCCACACTGCTTTTTTAGGGTGTAACACTGTCAGTGGTGGGTTCTgaataaataatttcctttcttgTGACTCTGAGGGTTTATGGGATGCCCACAGCTGTGCTGATGGGAAGCAATGGTAGACTGGAAATGAGGATCTGTAGCAAAATGTGGATGATTCCCACCTTGATCTCAGCTCATTTGTGTCACTTGTGATTCCACTGGCAATGGCTTTGAGATCCTCACCTCTGGAGAGTTAGAAGAGTGAAGAATATGttcaatatttaaaattctCTGACTcacaggacagccctgccatTTCCTGCTCTTGCCtggctccaggctgggagcatgttggcctcagggctctgctccctgcaggaactgctctgggccctggcactgccccactCTGTCAGCCtggaggctgctgcagagcttaGGCATTGGTCAGACCCTCACAGGGAGATTTTAACCCCCTTATCCCAAGGAGAAGGAAATGCAGGGGTGATGCACTCCAGTAACAGCACAAGGGCCAGGGACTGGTTTTGTGAGGATGTGTGGAGGCATCTGCTATTTCAACTCAATTGTTACCAGCCCAGTGCTGTTCTGACTTGACATCCAGGGGATTTAACAGCTGCCATCTTGTGCTTGCCTTTGTTTTCCAGATGATGTGTCTGACTCTGAAGAAAGCATTTCAAGTAACAAATCCTGCAGAAATGAGCGATCCCTTCAGGAGAAGTTGGAGATTGTGACCAATGAAGGGCTGCTGCTTACTGTCAAGGTGTTCCTGGACTGGCTGAGGACAAACACAGACCTCATCATTATGTGTGCTCAGGTGGGGATGGTGTCAGGGCTCTCTACAAGGTTGTGGCAGCTTCCCTGGGCTGGTTGCAGTCCTGGGCAGAGGGTGATGTTATGTCCCCCACAGCTGAATTAAGCTAATCTGGGCCTAAGGAGGATGGTGAATTTTACTCTTCATAAAGTATTCTGGGGGTTGTGAGGTGCTGGAAGGCCCAAGCTGCCTAGTTGTTGTATACATCTGTCATGATTTTTTCTATGGCCTTTTGTGTTCTgttcctgcagagctctcagagcCTGTGGAACAGGCTGTCTGTGCTCCTGAACCTTCTGCCTTCTGCTGCAGACCTGCAGGAATCAGGTACTGGAGAAGGAAGTGGCAATGTCATGTTTCACCAAGCCTAGTCATCAGTGATTCCCAGGGTGTGTGAGAGCCCAGGGAGGGAGATTTCCTAGTAGCAGCTTTTATAAGCACAATAGGAAATAAAGCATGCAtgtgttgtttttatttgtttagcCACCATTCCAGTTAAATACTGTCCCATGGTCTTCAGAATCATATAATCATAGAAcatcctgagttggaagagacccctCACCTCACTCCAGGATTGAgttcaactcctggccctgacgggacaaccccaaaaatcacacacAAAAATGCTGTATTAATGCAAGAATGTGGCTGGCAGCATACTGAAACACTGGCACCAGCATGTGAGAATCCatgtgtggccagcaggagtgAAATTCACTGCCAGTAGCAGGAGTAAGGCTGTGATTTTACCATGGTAATCctggaaaataatttcagagctccagctgctcaTGATGTGCTCAGTGCCTCTTCAGGGCTGAGCCTGAAGTTCCCAATGGTTCATGAGAAGCCGAGTTTAAACAGGGCTGCTCATCAATAGGTGGGAAAGCTGTCCCTCCAAACAGGAGATTTCCCAGAGTCCCCTGGCAGATTCTTTGGGAGATTTAACTCTTTATATTGTGGGTGGGCTGGTGGTTCCTCCTTAAGCAGATGCTCACAGATCGTGTTTCATTAACACCTCTGCCCCAACCATTACAGATCATGTGCCTTAAAGCAGTTCCCCTCTTAGCCccctcaccagttctgctctccttctgtccctcctgtccagGGCTGGCCCTGTGTGATGAAGTCAAGGACATGCTGAGTGATGCTGAGCTGCCAGACCTGAAGGCCaacctgctgctccctgaggaCGTGGCCCTGCGCAATCTCCCCCCTCTGAAAAATGCACACAAGAGGTTCAACTTCGAGCaggaccggcccatcttctctGCACTCGAGGAGGTCAGTTGGGCTAAATCCTGGAAAAAACCAGATACAGCCTGGATTGTTGTGTTATGTGGTTGCTTTTCCTGGCACTGAAGGCTTGAGCAGAGGTTTATAGAGCAGGTGTGCCGGGGTGCTGCTGATGTTTCCTGAGATTTTCTTGGGTTGAGGAAGCCCCAGACTCGCTGGcactgtgaccgtgttcacaggggtctgaggatgagggaagagatgaggatctgactccatgtttcagaaggctgatttattattttattatatatatattatattaaaactatactaaaagaatagaagaaaggatttcatcagaaagctggctaagaatagaaaaagaaggaatcaataacaaaggtttgtgtctcagacagagtttgagccagctgactgtgattggccattaattagaagcaACCCcgtgagaccaatcacagatgcccctgttgcattccacagcagcagataaccattgtttccattttgttcctgaggcctctcagctgaaaaaatcctaaggaaaggatttttcagaaaatatcacagcTACAATTCACCTTGCAGCAGTTTTGGAAGGGCTGTGTGTCCATGGGGGAATTCACTGTGACAGTGTTCCCAGGGGTCTGagagtgagggaagagatgaggatctgactccatgtttcagaaggcttgatttattatgatatatattacattaaaactatacta is a genomic window of Zonotrichia albicollis isolate bZonAlb1 chromosome 30, bZonAlb1.hap1, whole genome shotgun sequence containing:
- the SMG5 gene encoding nonsense-mediated mRNA decay factor SMG5 isoform X1, whose amino-acid sequence is MSQGGGAAGESGEPEAKVLHTKRLYRAVVEAVHRLDLILGNKAAYQDVFKPENISLRNKLRELCVKLMFLHPVDYGRKAEELLWRKVYYEVIQLIKTNKKHIHSRSTLECAYRTHLVAGIGFYQHLLLYIQSHYQLELQCCIDWTHVTDPLIGCKKPVSASEKEMEWAQMACHRCLVYLGDLARYQNELAGVDTELLAERFYYQALSVAPQVGMPFNQLGTLAGSKYYNVEATYCYLRCIQSEVSFEGAYGNLKRLYDKAAKMYHQLKKCETRKLSPSKKRGKDIKRLLVSFMYLQSLLQPKSSSLDSELTSLCQSVLEDFNLCLFYLPSPPNLSSTSEDEEEYESGYSFLPDLLIFRMVIICLMSVHSLKRAGSKQYSAAIAFTLALFSHLINHVNIRLQAELEEGENPVPAFQSDGTDEQEPREPVNSIEKEAEAELANHQPSEEQRKNDCKKSKKYSRLSCLRRRRHAQKVDESDLSEGFDSDSSQSSIKGSDGSESGSEKSDEEAEAAFDVETDSDMNSQESRSDLEDMEDEPGEEGSSQGKSGPKEALKNCVDSSGLGDSKSPSISKSEAVDPAVNGPASLSTNDASIASNLQAMSTQLFQTKRCFRLAPTFSNILLKPSSEAPALKDGLESKPCVNGDLEKPSLAEQDDVSDSEESISSNKSCRNERSLQEKLEIVTNEGLLLTVKVFLDWLRTNTDLIIMCAQSSQSLWNRLSVLLNLLPSAADLQESGLALCDEVKDMLSDAELPDLKANLLLPEDVALRNLPPLKNAHKRFNFEQDRPIFSALEESVVRICCIRSFGHFITHLQGSILQFNSELGIFISIAQSEQDNLLHQAQAQFHMAAEEARRNRLMRDMAQLRLQLEVSQLEGSLQQPKAQSAMSPYLVPDTQALCQHLALVKQLATSGRFIIIIPRTVIDGLDFLKKENAGARDSIRYLEAEFKKGNRYIRCQKDVGKSFERHKLKRQDLDAWNLYKILDSCKQLTVSQGSGEDDTTGMVTIITGFQLEDPSSFSVPMQSAIQAAANASIEIKNVLEFYKQWKEMG
- the SMG5 gene encoding nonsense-mediated mRNA decay factor SMG5 isoform X2, which translates into the protein MEEKQKNCSGERFTMKLSSSLKQIKRQHIHSRSTLECAYRTHLVAGIGFYQHLLLYIQSHYQLELQCCIDWTHVTDPLIGCKKPVSASEKEMEWAQMACHRCLVYLGDLARYQNELAGVDTELLAERFYYQALSVAPQVGMPFNQLGTLAGSKYYNVEATYCYLRCIQSEVSFEGAYGNLKRLYDKAAKMYHQLKKCETRKLSPSKKRGKDIKRLLVSFMYLQSLLQPKSSSLDSELTSLCQSVLEDFNLCLFYLPSPPNLSSTSEDEEEYESGYSFLPDLLIFRMVIICLMSVHSLKRAGSKQYSAAIAFTLALFSHLINHVNIRLQAELEEGENPVPAFQSDGTDEQEPREPVNSIEKEAEAELANHQPSEEQRKNDCKKSKKYSRLSCLRRRRHAQKVDESDLSEGFDSDSSQSSIKGSDGSESGSEKSDEEAEAAFDVETDSDMNSQESRSDLEDMEDEPGEEGSSQGKSGPKEALKNCVDSSGLGDSKSPSISKSEAVDPAVNGPASLSTNDASIASNLQAMSTQLFQTKRCFRLAPTFSNILLKPSSEAPALKDGLESKPCVNGDLEKPSLAEQDDVSDSEESISSNKSCRNERSLQEKLEIVTNEGLLLTVKVFLDWLRTNTDLIIMCAQSSQSLWNRLSVLLNLLPSAADLQESGLALCDEVKDMLSDAELPDLKANLLLPEDVALRNLPPLKNAHKRFNFEQDRPIFSALEESVVRICCIRSFGHFITHLQGSILQFNSELGIFISIAQSEQDNLLHQAQAQFHMAAEEARRNRLMRDMAQLRLQLEVSQLEGSLQQPKAQSAMSPYLVPDTQALCQHLALVKQLATSGRFIIIIPRTVIDGLDFLKKENAGARDSIRYLEAEFKKGNRYIRCQKDVGKSFERHKLKRQDLDAWNLYKILDSCKQLTVSQGSGEDDTTGMVTIITGFQLEDPSSFSVPMQSAIQAAANASIEIKNVLEFYKQWKEMG